GCACCGAGCTGGGTGGCGGTTCGATCCGTATCCACCGCAAGGAAATGCAGCAGACCGTGTTCCGCCTGTTGGGTATCAATGAAGCGGAACAGGAAGAGAAGTTCGGCTTCCTGCTCGACGCCCTGAAATACGGCGCGCCGCCGCACGGTGGCCTGGCTTTCGGCCTGGACCGTCTGGTCATGCTGATGACCGGCGCCCAGTCGATTCGTGAAGTGATCGCTTTCCCGAAAACCCAGAGCGCGGCTGACGTCATGACTCAGGCACCGGGTGCTGTAGATGCCAAGGCATTGCGCGAACTGCACATTCGTCTGCGCGAAACACCAAAGGCTGAGTAAAGCTGACCGCAAAGGCGCATCCTTCCGGGATGCGCCTTTTCTTTAGGTCGAGATTTTTTGTTGCTGGCCGACACAACGTGCGCGGCGGGCGATGTTTCAAAGAGAAATTCGGAGCGAGATATGGCGGGTCATTCCAAGTGGGCGAACATCAAGCACCGCAAAGAACGTCAGGATGCCAAGAAGGGCAAGATTTTCACCAAGTGGATTCGTGAGCTGACCGTTGCGGCCCGTCAGGGCGGCGGTGATCCGGGTTCCAACCCGCGCCTGCGCCTGGCGCTGGACAAGGCGCTTGGTGCGAACATGAGCCGCGACATCATTGATCGCGCAGTCGCCCGCGGTGCCGGTGCAGCCGATACCGACGACATGGTCGAACTGACCTACGAAGGCTACGGCCCGGGTGGCGTGGCGGTGATGGTCGAGTGCATGACCGATAACCGTAACCGCACCGCAGCTGCTGTTCGCCATGCGTTCAGCAAGTGCGGTGGCAACCTGGGGACCGACGGTTCGGTGGCTTATCTGTTTGAGCGCAAGGGGCAGATTTCCTTCGCGCCAGGTGTCGATGAAGACGCGCTGATGGAAGCGGCCATGGAAGCTGACGCCGATGACGTGGTCACCCATGAAGACGGTTCGATTGACGTGTTCACCTCGTTCGCCGGCTTCTACTCCGTGCGTAACGCGCTGGAAGCGGCAGGTTTCAAAGGTGATGATGCGGAAATCGTGATGCTGCCGACCACCAGCGCTGAACTGGACCTGG
This region of Pseudomonas mandelii genomic DNA includes:
- a CDS encoding YebC/PmpR family DNA-binding transcriptional regulator, which codes for MAGHSKWANIKHRKERQDAKKGKIFTKWIRELTVAARQGGGDPGSNPRLRLALDKALGANMSRDIIDRAVARGAGAADTDDMVELTYEGYGPGGVAVMVECMTDNRNRTAAAVRHAFSKCGGNLGTDGSVAYLFERKGQISFAPGVDEDALMEAAMEADADDVVTHEDGSIDVFTSFAGFYSVRNALEAAGFKGDDAEIVMLPTTSAELDLEGAEKVLKLIDMLEDLDDVQNVYSNADIPESVAAQLG